In one window of Dromaius novaehollandiae isolate bDroNov1 chromosome W, bDroNov1.hap1, whole genome shotgun sequence DNA:
- the LOC112982187 gene encoding ribosome biogenesis protein BRX1 homolog, which produces MAAAKRKRGAAAARPKKRAKGDPSAPEPAAKPGPDGTSPEEYSIPAPVSQGKWKNKERVLIFSSRGINFRTRHLMQDLRTLMPHSKADTKMDRKDKLFIINEVCEIKNCNKCIFFEAKKKQDLYMWLSNTPHGPSAKFLVQNIHTLAELKMTGNCLRGSRPLLSFDPTFDQEPHYALLKELFIQIFSTPQYHPKSQPFVDHVFTFTITDKRIWFRNYQIIEEDASLVEIGPRFVLNLIKIFQGSFGGPTLYENPFYQSPNMHRRLIRLSMAAKFREKQQVKEVQKIKKKETKKLIEDDLTETVFETPAEEKLMEVQLAKPEPKATVKDKRKPRKIQRKRQKKLFRIEA; this is translated from the exons ATGGCGGCGGCCAAGAGGAAGCGTGGGGCGGCAGCTGCCCGGCCGAAGAAGCGAGCTAAAGGGGACCCGAGCGCCCCTGAGCCGGCTGCCAAGCCGGGCCCGGACGGGACGAGCCCGGAGGAGTACAGTATCCCGGCGCCGGTCTCCCAG GGTAAATGGAAAAACAAGGAGCGGGTGCTTATTTTCTCTTCTCGTGGAATTAATTTCAGAACAAGGCACCTAATGCAAGACTTAAGAACGTTGATGCCTCACTCTAAAGCAG ataCTAAAATGGATCGTAAAGACAAGTTGTTTATAATTAATGAG GTGTGTGAAATAAAAAACTGcaataaatgcatcttttttgaagccaaaaagaaacaggATCTGTACATGTG GCTTTCAAATACCCCACACGGACCATCAGCCAAGTTCTTAGTGCAGAATA TTCACACACTGGCTGAATTGAAGATGACTGGAAACTGCCTAAGGGGCTCACGGCCCCTTTTGTCTTTTGATCCA acATTTGACCAGGAGCCACACTATGCCCTGTTAAAAGAGTTGTTTATTCAG ATATTTAGTACACCGCAGTATCACCCCAAGAGCCAACCCTTTGTAGATCATGTATTCACATTCACCATTACAGACAAGAGGATCTGGTTTCGGAATTATCAG ATCATAGAAGAGGATGCATCTCTAGTGGAAATTGGGCCTCGTTTTGTTCTGAATCTCATAAAAATCTTCCAGGGTAGCTTTGGAGGACCAACTCTGTATGAAAATCCCTTTTACCAGTCCCCAAATATG CATCGACGGTTGATAAGATTATCAATGGCTGCTAAATTTAGAGAGAAACAGCAAGTGAAGGAAGtacaaaagataaagaaaaaagaaactaagaAGCTTATTGAAGATGATCTCACCGAAACTGTCTTTGAGACTCCAGCTGAAGAAAAGCTGATGGAAGTACAGCTTGCAAAACCAGAACCGAAGGCAACTGTGAAAGATAAAAGGAAGCCACGCAAAATTCAAAGGAAGAggcaaaaaaagcttttcagaattgAAGCATAA
- the LOC112982186 gene encoding cell cycle checkpoint protein RAD1 produces the protein MPLSTQPPASGERYVLTASLDNARNLSSLLRAVHFQDHATCFATANGIRVTVEDAKCLQANAFIQAEIFQEFAVQEESVMFRINLAVLLDCLTIFGASSLPGTSTALKMCYRGYGYPLMLFLEEGGVVTVCKINTQEPEELLDFDFCSTNVVNKIILQSEGLREAFAELDMTSEVLQITMSPDKPYFRLSTFGNAGSAHLDYPKDSDLMEAFHCNETQTNRYKISLLKPSTKALALSCKVSIRTDTRGFLSLQYMIRNEDGQICFVEYYCCPDEDVTEAHL, from the exons ATGCCGCTGTCCACACAGCCGCCCGCCAGCGGCGAGCGCTACGTGCTGACGGCCAGCCTGGACAACGCGCGCAACCTCTCCAGCCTGCTCCGGGCCGTGCACTTCCAGGACCACGCGACCTGCTTCGCCACGGCCAATGGCATCCGGGTGACGGTGGAGGACGCCAAGTGCCTGCAGGCCAACGCCTTCATCCAg gCAGAAATTTTTCAAGAGTTTGCTGTTCAGGAGGAATCTGTGATGTTCCGGATCAATTTGGCTGTTCTTCTCGACTGCTTGACCATTTTTGGTGCAAGTTCTTTGCCAG GAACATCAACAGCTCTTAAGATGTGTTATCGTGGTTATGGCTATCCCTTGATGCTGTTCTTAGAAGAAGGAGGAGTGGTGACAGTGTGCAAAATTAACACTCAAGAACCTGAGGAGTTGTTAGACTTTGATTTCTGCAGCACAAATGTTGTTAATAAAATTATCCTGCAGTCAGAGGGGCTACGAGAAGCATTTGCTGAATTGGATATGACCAGTGAAGTTCTGCAGATTACCATGTCTCCAGACAAACCATATTTCAG GTTATCGACTTTTGGAAATGCAGGAAGTGCACACCTCGACTATCCCAAGGACTCTGATTTGATGGAAGCGTTCCACTGTAATGAAACCCAGACAAACAG GTATAAGATTTCTTTGCTTAAACCATCTACAAAGGCACTAGCTCTATCTTGTAAAGTGTCCATTCGAACAGATACTCGAGGATTTCTTTCACTGCAATATATGATTAGGAATGAAGATGGACAGATCTGTTTTGTAGAATATTACTGTTGCCCTGATGAAGATGTTACTGAAGCACACTTGTAG